The window TAAACAGACTGGCGCAAATCCTGTCACCTGAAACTTTGGTTGGGCCTCAGCCTGCCCATGCGATTGCGCATGCTCGGTCTATAGAACCTTTCAGCGACCTGTCGAGAGATGTTCAGTTTTTTACCACTAAAAAAGTTCCTTCGTCGAATGCTTTACAAAAAGAAGTAAACAAGGAAATTTATTTTTCACCTGCGGATAACTTTCGAATATTTGACGCTGATATTAAGTACACGGCTTGCAATAATTTGTTGTATGAATACAAAACACCTACTTCAAGGCAACTGATTACAGAAGGTCCGGTTACTTCTTATCTCAATCCATCTGAAATGTGGATTGGGATTGAGCTTCAGTCCAGGATAACATCCATACGACAGCTTTCGTTTTATTTTGACTGGAAAAATGATCCGGAAGAAGAAAAATATTTGCACATGCTTCCGCTGACTAAATGGTCGCTCAATGGTATTCCACTGAAAGTAGAGCATGGAATTGTGCCATCTGAAGAAAAAGGAAGTCACACAAATGGAAAAATATCTGATCAATATGATGTGACCCTTCGAATCGAGGATTTCATTGGAAATTTTTACAAAAATCAATTCTATTCTCTTGAGGGTACTGAAATTCCGGATGGGAAGTTACAGGAAATGAAGACGTCTTATCCGAAGGAACTGGAAGAAGTTTTTTCCAATCAGGTTTTGTCAAAGATTCAGGGAAATTACCTGTGGCTAAAACTGCAATTTACTACTGCTTTTCCTATGAATTCTATTTCAGATTTGTATGTGTCTATTAATTCTTTCCCCATAATTAATCGTCAATTAAATAAATTTACATACCGTGTACAAAACAATCTGAATATTGTTCCTTTGGCAACAGACGATCTTTTTTTGGATCTGTTGAGTGTTCAAACTGCCGATGGAAAACCTTTCCTTTCCAATCCTCTTGGGACAGGTTTTAACAATGAAGCTGGTTATTACACTTTACGCTATGGTGGAGTAGAGAGATTCGACGATCGTCATGCAGTGGAATTATTGAACAATGTATTGGATTTGTTACGCGACGAAAGCGCAGCATTCAGCTCTCTTGGCAACGATTTCATAAGCGCGTATATTCGCCAAATCAATACGGCAATTGCAATGATTGAACACAGTATTGAGCAGAAAGGTCAGAAAGCAAGACCTGGAAATTTTCTACTCATCAATCCATACAATACGGATGAAAACATATATACGCTCTTTTGGTCTACAAATGGTTTCCTTGCAAATCAGATTAAAGCCGGAGTGAAGCTTCAGAATTACTCCGGTGTGGATGCTCGTGCCGAATCCTTGATGTTAATGTC of the Bacteroidota bacterium genome contains:
- a CDS encoding type VI secretion system baseplate subunit TssF; translation: MESSELTTERIRSRMLKNAARIWGAESEDVESSFDPLVTMMIEACASELNKINGEILTSQSRILNRLAQILSPETLVGPQPAHAIAHARSIEPFSDLSRDVQFFTTKKVPSSNALQKEVNKEIYFSPADNFRIFDADIKYTACNNLLYEYKTPTSRQLITEGPVTSYLNPSEMWIGIELQSRITSIRQLSFYFDWKNDPEEEKYLHMLPLTKWSLNGIPLKVEHGIVPSEEKGSHTNGKISDQYDVTLRIEDFIGNFYKNQFYSLEGTEIPDGKLQEMKTSYPKELEEVFSNQVLSKIQGNYLWLKLQFTTAFPMNSISDLYVSINSFPIINRQLNKFTYRVQNNLNIVPLATDDLFLDLLSVQTADGKPFLSNPLGTGFNNEAGYYTLRYGGVERFDDRHAVELLNNVLDLLRDESAAFSSLGNDFISAYIRQINTAIAMIEHSIEQKGQKARPGNFLLINPYNTDENIYTLFWSTNGFLANQIKAGVKLQNYSGVDARAESLMLMSTTSGGKDPLSENERITAYKKALLTHDRIVTEQDIRNMCFHEFGNLIQSVSVRKAWEVVADRKQGIRRVLEINIVPARNNSLNSYEWRNLAKEFQVKLDQYSANLIPLKVLVTGH